One window of Candidatus Microthrix subdominans genomic DNA carries:
- a CDS encoding universal stress protein, which produces MKPVAVAFGAHEHAPPLRWTRDLAKALGAPLRVLSVVAPTSAEAPPEYFEELDEQRRTQIASDLSEAGINDAEIVLMNEHKPLGAVAAYADEHDLAACIVGSPQEGGLGEGNPANYLLHHTHIPIAMVGNEYEPLDGGVFVVGVEATGTVSPALRMASDLASATGGSVHAVHAYESISEDEAERFREMEASLSSQVSVPLQFVPLAGHPAGVVIDHAKEAGAAAIVIGTRGSGGFLGLRLGRVPSQLLNHAACPVIVVPHSDDAA; this is translated from the coding sequence ATGAAGCCTGTCGCCGTTGCGTTCGGAGCTCACGAACACGCACCACCACTGCGTTGGACCAGAGACTTGGCCAAGGCGCTCGGCGCTCCGCTGCGGGTGCTGAGCGTCGTGGCACCGACGTCCGCCGAGGCTCCTCCCGAATATTTCGAGGAGCTCGACGAGCAGCGTCGCACCCAGATCGCCAGCGATCTGTCGGAGGCCGGCATCAACGACGCCGAGATCGTTCTCATGAACGAACACAAACCGCTGGGGGCGGTGGCCGCCTATGCGGACGAGCACGATCTGGCGGCATGCATCGTAGGCTCGCCACAAGAGGGCGGCCTCGGCGAAGGCAACCCCGCCAACTACCTGCTGCACCACACCCATATCCCAATCGCCATGGTCGGCAACGAGTACGAACCGCTCGATGGTGGCGTGTTCGTCGTTGGCGTCGAGGCCACCGGCACGGTGTCACCGGCGTTGAGGATGGCGTCCGACCTGGCCTCTGCGACCGGCGGAAGCGTGCACGCGGTCCACGCCTACGAGTCGATCAGCGAGGACGAGGCCGAACGTTTCCGAGAGATGGAGGCCAGCCTGTCGTCGCAGGTGTCCGTGCCCCTGCAATTTGTTCCGTTGGCCGGGCACCCGGCCGGGGTCGTCATCGACCACGCCAAGGAGGCCGGGGCAGCCGCCATTGTGATCGGGACACGAGGCTCCGGCGGCTTTCTGGGGCTTCGCCTCGGACGGGTCCCGTCCCAACTCCTCAACCACGCAGCATGCCCCGTGATCGTCGTCCCCCATTCGGACGATGCAGCATGA
- a CDS encoding TraR/DksA C4-type zinc finger protein, whose amino-acid sequence MEPAGERSDEELAASLEARAVEIETKMAEIEAAAVTAAGGIGFGKRVGEGTNIAVERIGEVAVHDRLIAELVTVRRAQAKLAGGSEGRCDECGVEIPPERLEVLPWAVRCVNCAD is encoded by the coding sequence ATGGAACCCGCGGGCGAACGAAGCGACGAGGAACTGGCTGCGTCGCTTGAGGCGCGGGCGGTCGAGATCGAGACCAAGATGGCCGAGATCGAGGCCGCAGCCGTCACCGCCGCCGGGGGCATCGGGTTTGGCAAGCGGGTCGGCGAGGGCACCAACATTGCGGTCGAGCGGATCGGTGAGGTGGCCGTGCACGACCGGCTGATCGCCGAGCTGGTCACCGTCCGGCGGGCCCAGGCCAAGCTGGCGGGCGGCAGCGAGGGGCGCTGCGACGAGTGCGGCGTGGAGATTCCGCCGGAGCGGCTTGAGGTGCTGCCCTGGGCGGTGCGTTGCGTGAACTGCGCCGACTGA
- the modB gene encoding molybdate ABC transporter permease subunit, with protein MSRSRRMSTLKRAPWPLVALGGLGAAVFVVPLAGLASKVPWGNLAELVTSPVVVDALKLSLITSLSAASISLLLGVPLAWLLARVEFPGRSVLRAVVTLPMVLPPVVGGAALLFALGRRGLVGAPIYETTGLLLPFSGWGVVVANVFVAMPFLVITVEGALSGIDPRYEAAAASLGASRLTVFRRITVPMIAPSLRAGVVLAWARALGEFGATITFAGNLQGRTQTLPLAVFIALESDRDAAVAMSLVLVAVSLVVLVALRDRWWGR; from the coding sequence ATGTCACGGAGCCGGAGGATGTCAACGCTGAAGCGGGCGCCGTGGCCGCTCGTTGCGCTCGGCGGGCTCGGGGCGGCGGTCTTCGTCGTTCCGTTGGCGGGGCTGGCCAGCAAGGTCCCGTGGGGCAACCTGGCGGAGCTGGTCACCTCGCCCGTGGTGGTCGATGCCCTCAAGCTGTCGCTGATCACGTCGCTGAGCGCGGCGTCGATCTCCCTCCTGCTCGGTGTGCCCCTGGCCTGGCTGCTGGCGCGCGTCGAGTTTCCCGGCCGCAGCGTGTTGCGGGCGGTGGTCACGCTGCCGATGGTGTTGCCCCCGGTGGTGGGCGGCGCAGCGCTGCTCTTTGCGCTGGGTCGACGGGGCCTGGTCGGAGCTCCCATCTACGAGACGACCGGGTTGCTGTTGCCCTTCAGCGGCTGGGGGGTGGTCGTCGCAAACGTGTTCGTCGCCATGCCGTTTCTGGTCATCACGGTCGAGGGGGCACTCAGCGGGATCGATCCCCGCTACGAGGCGGCGGCGGCCAGCCTGGGGGCGTCGCGCCTCACGGTGTTTCGGCGGATCACGGTGCCGATGATCGCTCCATCGCTGCGGGCGGGGGTGGTGCTCGCCTGGGCTCGAGCGCTCGGCGAGTTCGGCGCCACGATCACGTTCGCCGGCAACCTTCAGGGTCGGACCCAGACGTTGCCATTGGCGGTGTTCATTGCGCTGGAGTCCGACCGGGATGCGGCGGTTGCGATGAGCCTGGTGTTGGTGGCGGTGTCGCTGGTGGTGCTCGTGGCGTTGCGCGACCGCTGGTGGGGCCGGTGA
- a CDS encoding ABC transporter ATP-binding protein, with protein sequence MGPVTRLAVDRGVGLRARIVVRRSDAFVLDVDLTIDPGSTTALLGPNGSGKSTTVDALAGILPLDAGRIELAGRVVDDPGSGVFVPSEDRRLGVVFQRGLLFDHLDVTANIAFGPRSSGRPRKEADAIARRWIDTLDLGELAHRLPGELSGGQAQRVALARALATEPDLLMLDEPLAALDISTRTKLRRTLAGHLERYDGPRLLITHDPTDAFLLADHLYILEGGVITQSGSVEDVRRRPATPYVAALAGLNLLSGTNSGGTVDLDDQPGQTLISADTVTNGPVLVTIHPNAIALHPAGDGAPAPEGSPRNRWTTTIVTIEPLGDITRITLGGPIPLFADVTPAATAALGLAPGGRVWVSIKATEVALNPA encoded by the coding sequence GTGGGGCCGGTGACGCGCCTCGCGGTCGACCGAGGCGTCGGCCTGCGCGCCCGGATCGTTGTTCGGCGCAGCGACGCCTTCGTGCTCGATGTCGACCTGACGATCGATCCGGGCAGTACCACGGCGTTGCTGGGCCCCAACGGCTCGGGCAAGTCGACCACCGTCGACGCCCTGGCGGGCATCCTGCCGCTCGACGCCGGTCGCATCGAGCTGGCCGGTCGGGTCGTCGACGATCCCGGGTCGGGCGTGTTCGTCCCCTCCGAGGATCGGCGGCTGGGCGTGGTGTTTCAGCGAGGGCTGCTCTTCGATCATCTCGACGTGACCGCCAACATCGCCTTCGGGCCGCGCTCATCCGGACGTCCCCGCAAGGAGGCCGACGCCATCGCCCGGCGCTGGATCGACACCCTCGACCTTGGCGAGCTGGCCCATCGGTTACCGGGTGAGCTGTCCGGCGGTCAGGCCCAGCGCGTGGCGCTTGCCCGCGCGCTGGCCACCGAGCCGGACCTGCTGATGCTCGATGAGCCCCTGGCCGCCCTCGACATCTCCACCCGCACCAAGCTTCGGCGCACCCTGGCCGGGCACCTCGAGCGCTACGACGGGCCGAGGTTGCTGATCACCCACGACCCGACCGATGCGTTCCTGCTCGCCGATCACCTCTACATCCTCGAAGGGGGCGTCATCACCCAGTCCGGCAGCGTCGAGGACGTTCGGCGGCGTCCCGCCACGCCCTATGTTGCGGCGCTCGCCGGGCTCAACCTGCTGAGCGGCACCAACAGCGGCGGAACGGTCGACCTGGACGACCAGCCCGGGCAGACCCTCATCAGCGCCGATACCGTCACCAACGGGCCGGTGTTGGTGACGATCCACCCCAACGCGATTGCGCTCCATCCGGCCGGCGACGGGGCGCCCGCTCCCGAAGGCAGCCCCCGCAATCGCTGGACGACGACGATCGTCACGATCGAACCGCTGGGTGACATCACCCGGATCACGCTCGGTGGTCCGATCCCGCTGTTCGCCGACGTCACCCCGGCGGCCACCGCAGCGCTGGGGTTGGCGCCCGGCGGCCGGGTGTGGGTATCGATCAAGGCCACCGAGGTCGCCCTCAACCCCGCGTGA
- a CDS encoding wax ester/triacylglycerol synthase family O-acyltransferase encodes MERTTAADASFWYMENPVVHMHVTGVMVMDPSTVAGGFSYEKFRAHVQSRLPRIPAFLHRMMEVPLGIDHPVMVDDPNFNFDDHMHHELLDDATSDDLAEWVGRYASEPLDRDRPLWDMVLIEGLADGTAVMVSKVHHVLVDGTSGTDLLAQLVELTPEVETDYPPQAAPEGSIPGGPQLVAGAVVSRITDPFRSARALGRSLTSVARVVAGVVGGGDEGPTMARPFDAPRTLFNHSITARRSVAFSKCSLDDLKLVKTTFGVTVNDVVLAACTQSLRAYLAKRGETFERPLVVSVPVSVKGKTTAGGSANQVSNMFVRLPVHLVDPVDQLRAVRVDTLDAKAVHGAIGADMIGDVTEVTPPAIFNLASRLYSSANLADRLAPIHNLVISNVPGPPFPLYIAGAQLVGMYPFGPLIEGSGLNISVLSNMGNMDIGVIACPDIAPDVEEVSDGIVDAIEVLRQAAVAAGDEPAPTQKVAAKKSPAKKSPAKKSPAKKAPAAQAPAKNTPMKKPPAKKAK; translated from the coding sequence ATGGAGCGCACCACAGCAGCAGACGCGTCGTTTTGGTACATGGAGAACCCGGTGGTGCACATGCACGTGACGGGTGTGATGGTGATGGATCCGTCCACCGTTGCGGGCGGGTTCTCCTATGAGAAGTTTCGAGCCCACGTTCAATCGCGGTTGCCCCGCATCCCGGCGTTTCTTCACCGGATGATGGAGGTGCCCCTGGGCATCGACCATCCCGTGATGGTCGACGATCCCAATTTCAACTTCGACGATCACATGCACCATGAACTGCTGGACGACGCCACCAGCGACGACTTGGCCGAGTGGGTGGGTCGGTACGCATCCGAGCCGCTCGACCGTGACCGACCCCTGTGGGACATGGTGTTGATCGAGGGGCTGGCCGACGGCACGGCGGTGATGGTGTCCAAGGTGCACCACGTGCTGGTCGACGGCACCAGCGGCACCGACCTGTTGGCCCAGCTGGTGGAGCTCACCCCCGAAGTTGAGACCGACTACCCGCCGCAGGCTGCGCCGGAGGGGTCGATCCCCGGCGGTCCCCAGCTCGTTGCCGGTGCGGTGGTGTCCCGGATCACCGACCCGTTCCGAAGCGCCCGGGCGCTCGGACGCAGCCTCACCTCGGTCGCCCGCGTGGTGGCCGGCGTGGTCGGCGGAGGCGACGAAGGCCCCACGATGGCCCGGCCGTTCGATGCGCCCCGCACCCTGTTCAACCACTCGATCACCGCTCGCCGGTCGGTGGCCTTCTCCAAGTGCTCGCTCGACGATCTCAAGCTGGTGAAGACCACCTTTGGCGTCACGGTGAACGACGTGGTGCTGGCCGCCTGCACCCAATCCCTTCGGGCCTACCTGGCCAAGCGGGGCGAGACCTTCGAGCGGCCGCTGGTGGTCAGCGTTCCGGTGTCGGTGAAGGGCAAGACCACCGCAGGGGGGTCGGCCAACCAGGTGTCCAACATGTTCGTGCGCCTGCCGGTGCACCTGGTCGATCCGGTCGACCAGCTCCGTGCGGTGCGGGTGGACACCCTGGATGCCAAAGCGGTGCACGGCGCGATCGGTGCCGACATGATCGGCGATGTCACCGAAGTGACCCCGCCGGCGATCTTCAACCTGGCCAGCCGCCTGTACAGCTCCGCCAACCTGGCCGACCGGCTTGCCCCGATCCACAACCTGGTCATCTCCAACGTGCCCGGGCCGCCGTTTCCGCTCTACATCGCCGGTGCACAGCTGGTGGGCATGTACCCGTTCGGCCCGCTGATCGAGGGCTCGGGGCTGAACATCTCGGTGTTGTCCAACATGGGCAACATGGACATCGGGGTGATCGCCTGCCCTGACATCGCCCCCGATGTCGAGGAGGTGAGCGACGGTATCGTCGACGCGATCGAGGTGCTGCGTCAGGCGGCCGTCGCTGCCGGAGACGAGCCGGCTCCCACTCAGAAGGTTGCTGCCAAGAAGTCCCCGGCGAAGAAGTCCCCGGCGAAGAAGTCTCCGGCGAAGAAGGCGCCCGCCGCCCAGGCGCCCGCCAAGAACACGCCGATGAAGAAGCCGCCGGCCAAGAAGGCGAAGTAG
- a CDS encoding alpha/beta hydrolase: MTQPAADYPDETDVEDITNVLLSEEDEAGSITLINRVEKSLARMPLARLTTVAPRTARWAIEAVLTEAGRIPGAPQIRMTAALAAQVAMDEAVVALMQGPNRTPRRADYKRVSAELREAEALFDDRGWLDDPRSYHRDPEPLVDVSFSSGWALGQRYRRMSWDSGYHARPEEPGAQRWDAFERNHTASAWLLEHDDGPRPWVVCVHGFGTGAPFSDMITFRAQHLHHDLGWNVAAIVLPVHGSRSPSRMGGEHFLSFDMINSVHALAQSAWDVRRLLSWVRAQEPTSLVLHGVSLGGYVTALTTCLDGDFDAVIAGIPICDFPALFAHQSPRHVRERAAEHQVLEGHAEVIHRVVSPLAMPSLVPVERRFIFAGLGDRMAIPAQTQALWQHWDHPTISWFPGNHVGYLWSKKVAGFVDGILGDLAPAPVE; this comes from the coding sequence ATGACCCAGCCCGCCGCAGACTACCCGGACGAGACCGACGTCGAGGACATCACCAACGTCTTGTTGTCCGAGGAGGACGAGGCCGGGTCGATCACGCTGATCAACCGGGTCGAGAAGAGCCTGGCCCGCATGCCGCTGGCCCGGCTGACGACGGTCGCCCCGCGCACCGCCCGCTGGGCGATCGAGGCGGTCCTGACCGAGGCGGGCAGGATCCCGGGCGCCCCGCAGATCCGCATGACCGCTGCCTTGGCGGCGCAGGTGGCGATGGACGAGGCGGTCGTCGCGCTCATGCAAGGCCCAAATCGCACTCCTCGCCGGGCCGACTACAAGCGGGTGTCGGCGGAACTTCGCGAGGCTGAGGCGTTGTTTGACGACCGTGGGTGGCTGGACGATCCGCGCTCGTATCATCGCGACCCCGAGCCGCTGGTGGACGTCAGCTTCAGCAGCGGTTGGGCGCTGGGGCAGCGGTACCGTCGCATGAGCTGGGACAGCGGCTACCACGCCCGCCCGGAGGAGCCCGGGGCGCAGCGCTGGGATGCCTTCGAGAGGAACCACACGGCGTCGGCGTGGCTGCTGGAGCACGACGATGGCCCGAGGCCGTGGGTGGTGTGCGTCCACGGGTTCGGCACCGGGGCCCCGTTCTCCGACATGATCACGTTCCGCGCCCAGCACCTGCACCACGATCTGGGCTGGAACGTGGCGGCGATCGTGTTGCCGGTGCACGGCAGCCGCAGCCCGTCGCGGATGGGCGGCGAGCACTTTCTGAGTTTCGACATGATCAACTCGGTGCACGCGCTGGCCCAGTCGGCCTGGGACGTCCGCCGGCTACTCAGCTGGGTGCGCGCCCAGGAGCCCACGTCGCTGGTGCTTCACGGCGTCTCGCTCGGTGGGTACGTCACCGCGCTCACCACCTGCCTGGACGGCGATTTCGATGCGGTCATCGCCGGAATCCCGATCTGCGACTTCCCGGCGCTGTTCGCCCATCAGTCGCCCCGGCACGTTCGGGAACGGGCCGCCGAACACCAGGTGCTCGAGGGGCATGCCGAGGTGATTCACCGCGTGGTGTCGCCCCTGGCCATGCCGTCGTTGGTGCCCGTCGAGCGGCGCTTCATCTTCGCCGGGTTGGGGGACCGCATGGCGATTCCCGCCCAGACCCAGGCGTTGTGGCAGCACTGGGATCATCCGACGATCAGCTGGTTTCCCGGCAACCACGTCGGCTATCTGTGGTCGAAGAAGGTGGCCGGCTTCGTCGACGGCATCCTCGGTGACCTCGCCCCGGCCCCGGTGGAGTAG
- a CDS encoding ATP-binding cassette domain-containing protein → MIEFWSLVLAGAVAGGLYAIMASGLVLTYQASGVFNLGQGSVAFVTALVYFQLHSPEGLGLPVLPAAIIAILIVAPALGVLLDLVLFRRLASAPIAARLVGTVGVLIALPAAALIVIQAINNIFGSTMPDVSGDAGVSPPGIGPVPPTTWSISRGIAINSDQLAVVAVAAVAAFGLWFLMRRTRLGLETRAGVDRPVLARLRGIDTDRSSRIIWALSTLLAGCAGVLIAPLFDLSAITFHMIVFTSFTAAVAARLRSLPMAFVAGITLGVVQNLVYGYAPDFLTAVSGFRSSVPFILLFILLFFVRDGAGRAAGSVAEDAPGEDPLAEMNPWRRRAPWIVAGVLLCLYALLIASGYWVAILNRGLVLSLVFLSFVVVTGIGGMINLAQATFVTVGGFTAGWLVNHQWPSTVPILMVNGRFVFWVALVVAIVVAVAVGALVALPSIRLGGLTLALATLALAFIGDRLVFQLEGVRNGSRGWSVPAPKLGPFDLSDDRTMFVALAVMVMLCVWVVGNLSRSATGRSLFALRSSPEAAAASGVDPVRTKFVLFAVSAGLAGLAGAWFAVVNSPITNLSAPPLLGLIWLAVAVTFGIRRPGGAVLGGIVYAVLPVVLLGIGETWGGPWEAIPDAVRQMIASPQLASLLFGLGAISLAREPDGVLAQTTKGIRERRLAKLTRARDASDPVTDAPATDTTTSATEAVPRVHCTADAGAGTAPILELRNVSAGYGEVEVLHGVSFQVMPGEVIAVLGANGAGKSTLCGVIAGTVAAGSGELLVEATEMADMSAHTRARRGVVLAPEARGIFPGLSVDDNLAIRLRTEPGRTEAKERFPILAERHNQTAGLLSGGEQQQLAMAPILADPPAVFIADEPSLGLSPMAANSVFDALAEMTELGTTLILVEEQAGKALAMADRVIIMDLGVVTWDGPAHELDVDRLEAAYLGR, encoded by the coding sequence ATGATCGAGTTCTGGAGCCTGGTGCTGGCGGGCGCCGTCGCCGGGGGCCTGTATGCGATCATGGCCTCCGGCCTGGTGCTCACCTACCAGGCGTCCGGGGTGTTCAACCTGGGTCAGGGGTCGGTGGCCTTCGTCACCGCCCTCGTCTACTTCCAGCTGCACTCACCCGAGGGACTGGGGCTCCCGGTTCTTCCAGCAGCGATCATCGCCATCTTGATCGTGGCGCCGGCGCTCGGCGTCCTCCTCGACCTGGTGCTGTTTCGACGGCTTGCCAGCGCTCCGATCGCGGCCCGCCTCGTCGGCACGGTGGGCGTGCTCATCGCGCTGCCTGCGGCGGCCTTGATCGTCATCCAGGCGATCAACAACATCTTCGGGTCCACCATGCCCGACGTCTCCGGTGACGCCGGGGTGAGCCCGCCGGGCATCGGACCCGTTCCGCCCACGACCTGGTCGATCTCGCGTGGCATCGCGATCAACTCCGATCAACTGGCCGTGGTGGCCGTCGCTGCGGTGGCGGCATTCGGCCTGTGGTTCCTCATGCGCCGCACCCGTCTGGGACTCGAAACGCGAGCGGGGGTGGACCGCCCCGTCCTCGCCAGATTGCGCGGCATCGACACCGACCGTTCCTCCCGCATCATCTGGGCCCTGTCCACGCTGCTGGCCGGCTGCGCAGGAGTGTTGATCGCCCCGCTTTTCGATCTGTCGGCGATCACGTTCCACATGATCGTGTTCACCTCGTTCACCGCGGCGGTGGCGGCCCGTCTCAGATCGCTGCCGATGGCGTTCGTCGCCGGCATCACGCTGGGTGTGGTCCAGAACCTGGTCTACGGGTACGCGCCGGACTTCCTGACGGCGGTCTCCGGATTTCGCAGTTCGGTGCCCTTCATCTTGTTGTTCATCCTGTTGTTCTTCGTCCGGGACGGTGCAGGCCGCGCCGCTGGCTCGGTCGCCGAGGATGCCCCCGGGGAGGACCCACTTGCCGAGATGAACCCCTGGCGACGCCGCGCCCCCTGGATCGTCGCCGGGGTCCTATTGTGCCTGTATGCGCTGCTGATCGCCAGCGGCTACTGGGTCGCCATCCTCAACCGGGGGCTCGTTCTGTCGCTGGTCTTCCTCTCGTTCGTGGTCGTCACCGGCATCGGGGGGATGATCAACCTGGCGCAGGCGACCTTCGTCACCGTGGGGGGGTTCACCGCAGGCTGGCTCGTCAACCACCAATGGCCGTCGACCGTGCCCATCCTCATGGTCAACGGGCGGTTCGTGTTCTGGGTGGCGCTGGTGGTGGCGATCGTCGTCGCCGTTGCGGTGGGCGCACTCGTCGCCCTTCCGTCGATCCGTCTCGGCGGGCTGACGTTGGCGTTGGCGACCCTTGCGCTGGCGTTCATCGGCGACCGGTTGGTGTTCCAGCTCGAGGGGGTCCGCAACGGCTCCCGCGGGTGGTCGGTGCCGGCGCCAAAGCTCGGCCCGTTCGACCTCAGCGACGACCGCACGATGTTCGTCGCCCTTGCGGTGATGGTGATGCTGTGCGTCTGGGTGGTCGGCAACCTCTCGCGCTCCGCCACCGGGCGCTCGCTTTTCGCGTTGCGTTCCTCGCCCGAAGCTGCGGCGGCGTCCGGGGTCGACCCGGTGCGCACGAAGTTCGTTCTGTTCGCGGTTTCGGCCGGGCTCGCCGGGCTGGCCGGCGCCTGGTTCGCCGTGGTCAACAGTCCGATCACCAACCTGAGTGCTCCCCCACTGCTGGGGCTCATCTGGCTGGCCGTGGCGGTGACCTTCGGGATCCGTCGCCCGGGGGGTGCGGTCCTCGGAGGCATCGTGTACGCGGTCCTGCCGGTCGTCCTCCTCGGCATCGGGGAAACCTGGGGCGGCCCGTGGGAGGCCATCCCCGACGCCGTCCGTCAGATGATCGCAAGCCCCCAGCTCGCATCGCTCCTGTTTGGCTTGGGGGCCATCTCGCTCGCTCGGGAACCCGATGGTGTCCTCGCCCAGACCACCAAGGGCATCAGGGAACGACGCCTGGCCAAGCTCACCCGAGCCCGTGACGCATCAGACCCGGTCACCGATGCCCCGGCCACCGACACGACGACAAGTGCGACCGAAGCGGTGCCTCGGGTGCACTGCACAGCGGACGCGGGCGCGGGCACGGCCCCGATCCTCGAACTCCGCAACGTCAGCGCTGGTTACGGCGAGGTCGAAGTGCTGCACGGTGTGTCTTTTCAAGTCATGCCCGGCGAGGTCATCGCCGTTCTGGGCGCAAACGGCGCAGGCAAGTCGACGCTGTGTGGGGTGATCGCCGGAACTGTCGCCGCCGGCAGCGGTGAACTTCTTGTGGAAGCAACCGAGATGGCGGACATGTCGGCCCACACGCGTGCGCGCCGAGGCGTGGTGTTGGCGCCCGAAGCCAGAGGGATCTTCCCCGGGCTGTCCGTCGACGACAACCTCGCGATCAGGCTTCGCACCGAACCTGGCCGCACGGAGGCCAAGGAGCGGTTCCCGATACTCGCCGAACGTCACAACCAGACCGCCGGCCTGCTGTCGGGCGGAGAGCAACAACAACTGGCCATGGCCCCCATCCTGGCTGATCCACCAGCGGTGTTCATCGCCGACGAACCGTCGCTGGGGCTGTCGCCGATGGCCGCGAACAGCGTGTTCGACGCCTTGGCCGAAATGACCGAGCTGGGAACCACCCTGATCCTGGTCGAGGAACAGGCGGGCAAAGCCCTGGCGATGGCGGACCGAGTGATCATCATGGATCTTGGGGTCGTCACCTGGGATGGACCGGCGCACGAACTCGACGTCGACCGTCTCGAAGCGGCCTACCTGGGGCGATAG
- a CDS encoding ABC transporter substrate-binding protein translates to MPRKRYVSALAVLATTVMLMSCSKSVDDEGAATTTDNKEPTERTMRGITDTSIKVGGIQYGVYFSDAAIGVEARINQANEDGGVNGRKIEFVGAKENDNDSTKDQDLARALVEQDEVFALLPVMSGTFGAIDYVVDNNVPMFGYGVNPAFCENDVAFGITGCVTNPSLDVGSNALGTTLKDYYDGDSNKSISFIAEDNDAGRGGLTLLSASVENKGFKVPFAEPSIPAPPEQVGDVSPFVSELLKSDGGEAPDAIYLQATLVGTKLADGLQQAGYDGTIITPSYSPLLLGTPGYDGVLVNTQFGMDPELAPNAEMLDAVHKIDPEKQMSLALVSGYRSADLFVKALEATGKDLSVETFLQTLNDGFSYSVDGVVGKSTWPENHGKPVPCAVMTEVKDSKFVTIQDLVCGENIEIG, encoded by the coding sequence ATGCCCAGAAAACGGTACGTATCCGCATTGGCAGTACTCGCCACCACGGTGATGCTCATGTCGTGTTCCAAGTCCGTGGACGACGAAGGCGCGGCCACCACCACCGACAACAAAGAACCCACCGAGCGCACCATGCGGGGGATCACCGACACCTCGATCAAGGTGGGCGGTATCCAGTACGGCGTGTACTTCTCGGACGCAGCCATCGGGGTCGAGGCGCGGATCAACCAGGCCAACGAGGACGGCGGTGTCAACGGACGGAAGATCGAGTTCGTGGGCGCAAAGGAAAACGACAACGACTCGACCAAGGACCAGGATCTCGCCCGAGCACTCGTCGAACAGGACGAGGTGTTTGCCCTCCTGCCCGTCATGTCGGGCACCTTCGGAGCGATTGACTACGTGGTGGACAACAACGTTCCGATGTTCGGCTACGGCGTCAATCCCGCGTTCTGCGAGAACGACGTCGCCTTCGGGATCACCGGATGCGTGACCAACCCGTCCCTCGACGTCGGCTCGAACGCACTCGGAACGACGCTCAAGGACTACTACGACGGTGACTCCAACAAGTCGATCTCGTTCATCGCAGAGGACAACGACGCAGGTCGTGGCGGCCTCACCCTGCTGTCGGCATCCGTCGAGAACAAGGGCTTCAAGGTGCCCTTCGCCGAACCGTCGATTCCGGCACCGCCGGAGCAGGTCGGCGACGTGTCCCCGTTCGTGTCGGAACTGCTGAAGTCCGACGGCGGCGAAGCACCCGACGCCATCTACCTTCAGGCCACCCTGGTGGGCACGAAGCTGGCCGACGGCCTGCAGCAGGCCGGCTATGACGGCACGATCATCACGCCTTCCTACAGCCCGCTGCTCTTGGGCACTCCGGGCTACGACGGGGTCCTCGTCAACACCCAGTTCGGGATGGATCCGGAGCTGGCGCCCAACGCCGAGATGCTCGACGCAGTCCACAAGATCGATCCGGAGAAGCAGATGAGCCTTGCGCTGGTGTCGGGTTACCGCTCTGCGGACCTGTTCGTCAAGGCGCTCGAAGCCACCGGCAAGGACCTGAGCGTCGAGACGTTCCTGCAAACCCTCAACGACGGCTTCTCCTACTCCGTCGACGGGGTCGTGGGCAAGTCCACCTGGCCGGAGAATCATGGCAAGCCGGTTCCCTGCGCCGTGATGACCGAGGTGAAGGACTCCAAGTTCGTCACGATCCAGGATCTGGTCTGCGGCGAGAACATCGAGATCGGATGA